The Salvelinus alpinus chromosome 10, SLU_Salpinus.1, whole genome shotgun sequence genome includes the window CAGTATGCAGACAAAGGACACATTTTATAACCAGTTATCAACGGGTCTTCTGACTCAATGTGTTCAGTACAAAGAAACTCTAAGGATGATTTTTTAAATTCTAGTATAGCGTTGATCATACTTACTAGGTGGCCTCACATGTTACAGTATTTTCTGAAAGGAAGAATACATGAAGTGCAGAGTAAAAAGTAAGGAATAAGATGAGAAAAAATTATCAGACCTGAGGTGTAAAGTTTGCACTGGCATGGtttggatttttttgtttgtttatgctgCCAGACAAACCTGAGACTGTCTCACACCTTTTGTGATAATGAGAGCAGAGGGAAGTAGAAAGGGTCATTTTTTATGAGTATTTTTATGTTAATAGAAGAAGTTTAGAAATTGAAATTGTTAGAGGCTAGTGTTGAAAAATGTAGGGTAAGTGACTGTATTAGaaatagtagtagtactgtagtagtagcagtatcagtatcagtagcagtagcaggagtaggagtagtatcagtagtaatagtagtagcagtagtagtagcagtagcaggagtaggagtagtagcagtagtagtagcagtagcagtagtagtagcatcagcagtagtagtagtagcagtagcaggagtagcagtagtagtagcagtagtagcagtaatagtaatagtaatagtagtagtataataataataattcaaggAATATTACTCAGAAATGTGAGGACTACGGATCGTATCCATTTAAAGGTAATCCGATTTATTCCAGTTACGCAATAGGAATACAATTAGCAAATGGTACATACCAGAAATCTTCAcgataaaaaaaaaacaaaatatcCTAAGTCTTTAATAGAAAATTCACTACTATGACATACAAACGTACATCAGGAGATCGCTTTACCAATGACTCCATGATCAACGTTTAAACCCATCTTTTATTAATCACATCTCAACACTATGAGATAAGAGCACACCCCTGTGTCGGTCCTTTTTGAACTATCCGCTGTCCGACCAACAGAATAACACAGTGTCTCTGTAACAACAAATCCATAGCACTTACAGTACAATAattcctctgtaactttctcactcatcattattctcgattcattcaggattatccttaatcatggtagcatccacattcatgtagaagtgtttagaaaacatattatgggaccaaatacttcacTTTATACTACTTCAATACACATAGAAGTGAATTGgtaccaatacttttggtcctctACTATGTACAAAAAGCCCTGTAATTTCAAAactgttcacccgatatggatgaaaataccctcaaactaaagctgacagtctgcactttaaccttatagtcattgtatcatttcaaatccaatgtgctggagtacagagccaaagcaACAACacatttgtcactgtcccaatacttttggagctcactataTACGTATATAATTATATATCACTGTCTCTGTTTAGGTTCCTCTTCTAGGCCGATAACAACACTCACAGCACGGTCATGTCTAGCGCCATCTACGGCGGGAACAAATCCGACCATAATTGCACCAACGTGGACAAACTGATGAAACTCTACTACCTGCCTGTCATGTACAGTGTAATTTTCACTGTGGGGCTGCTGGGTAACGTCACCTCCATCGCCATCTACCTGGCCAAGCTACGACCCTGGAAGTCCAGCAGTATCATCATGGTCAACCTGGCATTGACGGATCTTCTGTATGTTCTGAGTCTGCCTTTCCTGGTCTACTACTACACCCACGGTGAATCCTGGGTTCTGGGCGAATTCATGTGTCGCTTTGTGCGTTTCGGGTTTCACTTTAACCTATATGGTAGTATACTGTTTCTCACCTGTTTGGCTGTGTTTCGATATGTAGTCTTGGCGCATCCCCTGAGGACGGCGCAGGTGCAGCAGAAGAGGTGGGGTATCTTGGCGTGCGCCGCAGTCTGGGCTATAGCCGGGGCGGAGATTGTGCCCATGCTCACCATGATCACCATGGAGAATAACAACAACAAGACCACCTGTTGGGACTTTGCTAGCAACGACCTGGTTGTAGTGTGGTGGTACGGCTGGCTGCTGACCGTGctgggctacctgctgcccctggtggtggttgtggtgtgtTACGCCGGTATCGCCCGGGAACTAGCCAAGGGGCCCCACACCCACAGCCCTTGCCGGGTACGGGCACGCCGCCTCACCGTACTGATCCTGGTGGTGTTCGTGGTATGCTTCCTGCCGTACCACGTCCTGAGGATCCTAAGAATAGACACCAGGAGGAAGCCTGAGTCATCATGTATGCTGGAGAACTGGGTCCACGCCGCTTATATCATATCCAGGCCCATAGCGGGGCTCAACACCTTCTTTAACCTGGGTCTGTACACGCTGGCCGGGGACAAGTTCCAGCAGGCCTTCCTCAGTGTGTTCCCCTGGGGCCCCTGGTGGACCAAGTTCAGGACTCACCTCAAACTCAGCCTAGCTGTCGTCAGTAAGCCCAGTAACACAGCTTCAGCCGAAAGGACAGTAGCCACGGATATGGACATCCATAGACATCCATAAATATAATACAGTGTTCTACTTCATTCTGTGTGGACATTACTACCATGGCAATATATTGTCCTACAATACTGTGTATACTGTACTGTGATCCTGTAAATAGAAAACCTTTTATCAGATTTTATTATATGCCAGTATGAGGTTTACAACATTTATGTGGTTTCTATAAAAATATTAGATACCTATAAAGAGTGACTTTATATCTACTGTTTACTCTAATTGGTATTGCCATATCGCTTCATTATAAATAAACGTTTAACAATCAACATTAAACCATCCAATATCCGTCTCAGAGCTCAGTGGGTATTTGATGCATTGTTCTGGTATgactcgagagagagagaaacaagaataTGATACACTTGGCCCAGGACCAGAAACATATGATCACTTCTATACCCAGTGTTGGCACTCTCTCAGGTATTTCTTTCTCCCCTACTTAATGCAAGCAACAATGAGATAAGAGTCTAGGAATAAGGAACACATGGCTGGGGTGAAAAGGAGTGGCTGGCGGCGAAAGACTTCCTGCTGTTAAGTAACGTCTGTTTTACATCTTACATTATGGAGACTCACAGAACCACTTCCTAATAAGCCTCTGGAGGCTATTTACTAGAATACATTATTCATCCAATTGAATTATTTCAACACATTTCATCATTTGATAGTATCAAATAGCTAACAAACTAGTGTCAGATAAGTGGTGCTTCAATTTTGATTTGAGGCTGTACTATTTGAGTCCCACATCAAGGGGAGGTAACGTCCACTGTCCATCCTACCTTGTGGGAGCCCAGACCTCACTTCAGATTCAAAGCTGAAAGAAAGTATCTAACTCAAAGAAACACTTGAGGGAACTCTCTGAGAGTAAAAAAGACCTCAGTATAGTATCTTGCTACCATAACACAATGAGAACAATAAAGAGGAGTGATAGGCTAGGATGGAAAGTTGAATATGAATATAAATTAGTTGGGCTATGCGTGCAACAGGTTCCTCCTGTCTCTAGTTGCAATTGATTGTTGGATATTGTTTCTTGTCAACCTTTCAATCTCTTCCTCTACCTTTCCAGTAAACATTGTTGAAAAGCTCCTTTGATGAATTCCCCAAATCATTGGAATCTGTGTTATGCATTTCATCCTTTTGAGAATGTGCAGGTGTATGCCAACAGGAGCATGCGGTCTCCTATCATAGTATCTACTGTCATTCAGAGGTGTTCAGATGTACAGATATTTGGCAATGACATCATTCTTAACTACTCTCAACATGGTGTAACGTGGATGTGCATGTACTTTTGTACACATGGACGTATGTACACATACGGTCACTGCATGCAATTGCAGCTCAGTGATTTATTCTGTAGTCAGTGTACTCCCAGGCTACTCAGgccctgtgtcccaaatggcaccctattccctatagtgcaccactttagaccagagcctgatcaaaagtagtgcacatatagggaatagtgtaccaTTTTGGAGGCATACAGAGATTAGTGCTGTGTTTCACACTGACTGGGAACCAGGAAGTAACTGTTTCTGTCTGGTAAAACCCTTTACAGTGTTTATCTCTTCCTTCCTGCACATCTCCCTTTCTATCCACATAGTTTCACAATTAACCACTTGTCTTTCGATCAGCACCCGCCCTTCCCATATAAGTACACTGGAATGTAAGTCGACAAAGCCTTTGTTTTTACAGGCGTCTCTACAGACCACAGATACTTTACGATAAAGAATTGAAAAAGTCGGATTCCCAAACATCAATTTGACATAATATGTTGAATATGACATAAGTGTACTGAGTATAAGGACTCCATGTGGTTCAGGGCTGTCTGCATTTCATTTCAATGTATATTTAAGGTAAATTAGTCAACCCCGAACCACCGGAACGACCCATTTCAATCAACAGTGAGAGATCTTCAGAAAATATGAGGAGTGACTCCATAGCTTGTTCTTTAGAAATTATGTCACCAAACAATTCTACTGAATGCCATATGTCATATCCCTTCATGCTTCACTAACCATTTCACAGTGCTCGCTCATGTTAATGTTAAAAGTGAAAGCGCTCCTATGGTTAGAACAAGTGCCATTTGGAGAAGCGGTGGACTTGACACAGGTTCATTTTGGTTTTGGTCTGAATTCTTGCAACAATGGGTTTCTACTGGGATCACACTGCTTTTAAAAACAAAGCTTCACATTCTAAGTGTTATTCAGAGTAGTGCATGGTAGTAGTTATTCTAAGTGTTATTCAGAGTAGTGCATGGTAGTAGTTATCCTAAGTGTTATTCAGAGTAGTGCATGGTAGTAGTTATTCTAAGTGTTATTCAGAGTAGTGCATGGTAGTAGTTATTCTAAGTGTTATTCAGAGTAGTGCATGGTAGTAGTTATTCTAAGTGTTATTCAGAGTAGTGCATGGTAGTAGTTATTCTAAGTGTTATTCAGAGTAGTACATGGTAGTAGTTATTCTAAGTGTTATTCAGAGTAGTGCATGGTAGTAGTTATGGAGAAAAACAACTTCTCTCACTGTTACTGGGTTGACTTGATAAGAAGTAATGATGGTTGTAGAATTATTGACCTCAAtaagtctctcttctctctcctactGCGATAGCAATTAGATTGCCTGAGAACTGCAGCTGGGCTGAAGAGAGGCTATTTTGGGGTAAGAACACACtgacttcctcctcctcccctccctcctcttcctcccctccctcctcctcctcctcctcctccatacatcACTGGTTCTGTTCTCTCTTCATCACATCACACCAGCCTCTCTGGTATGTAGAAATCCCCAGAGTGACTATGTACCCTGATGAAGGAGAAAGGTATTCAGATAGCCTACTCTTTATTGTGCTGCGTTGGAGTCGAGCTCAATCGCACTTTAAACACTTCATTTCACCCTGAACTGCCTGTAACCACAACTAATGGCTAATGGCGGCTCTACACCACCATGATGTAAGAGGGCTCTAATTGGTTCAGACAGCCAGCCTATTGTGCCCCGCGGTGTTTATTTCTAACATCTTAAACAGAGTTCCATCACacagtgagtgagtgtgtctacgtgtgtgtgtgtgtgtgtgtgtgtgtgtgtgtgtgtgtgtgtgtgtgtgtgtgtgtgtgtgtgtgtgtgtgtgtgtgtgtgtgtgtgtgtgtgtgtgtgtgtgtgcgtgtgtgcgtgtgtgcgtgtgtgcgtgtgtgcgtgtgtgtgcgtgcgtgtgcgtgagtgtgcgtgcgtgtgcgtgcgtgtgtgtgtgcgtgtgtgtgcgtgtgtgtgtgcgtgagtgtgtgtgcgtgtgcgtgtgtgtgtgtgtgtgtgtgtgtgtgtgtgtgcgtgtgtgcgttcgTGGATTTGACAGAGAAAGCGTGCAAAGAGAAGTGGATGTCATCAAGACTTTTCTTTGTCATGAATAACACACAATATGAACGGAAGCAGAAAAAAGGACAGCTTTTGGAAAGCTTGGAAATCAGTGGTATGCTGCGTACATTTAATGCACAACTTTCCTACAGGTGAATGTCTTGAATACCATCATACTGTACATACTAACTCATAGTTGGAAAGCAAACTTACAAGGTAAACTAATACAAGTCCTGTCCTAAATAACCAAAGTATGGGAGGGTGGTTAATGAATCATTTATTGTGTTATTTACTAACATATCTTACTTTAGAAATCATGAGCAAGTCCTAAGTTGTAAAGCTAAGTTAAcggaatcttcagtaattttggtaattaaaaTGTAATCTttggtaactttggtaatttactCAAATAActttaaaaatatttatattcatatatgtataattttttttaaatatctatgtccatattgtccatgagtttctagtggatagatcatatggttcaagagaaaatagcctaattaatgaaaaaaagcatctaattaagaatggcattattttcatttaactctgcaactcttccaactattgacttcttttcacaactgccaccacaATGTTcgccaaaacatttacaacaaagacatagtaaaataaataaaagtgtgtgAAAAAATATAAAGGTGTTTAATGCTGAAACCCGCATATTAAACGCCAATGGTATTGATTGATGGTTTATATTAGGATAATATTTTACAGGTTTTTCATTTAATTTCTTATTTTAGAATCATCTTACTtgattattttatacattttacatgtgataaggccacataGAGGGCCATAGATAATTActgacacctgtgataatctgaagtacccaaaatggCCAGTAGATGCCATCTGATAAAATACAAAAAGAAAGCTACCAAAAtcctggtagtttactggtaaacttcgaatgtttccagtaatataccctccctttgcaaccctaagcGAACCACATTACTTTTCAAGAATCCTGAGGCGCTAATTTTGTTTACGTACAGTCCCATGGAGACTCTGATCAAATCTTGTAGAATGTCCATTTGACACCCTAGAGTTGTTCACCTACTTTGAAAAACAGACAAGCATTAGAAAATGAACACACACAATAAACTCTGCATGAGAGGAGAAACAAAAGTTGACAACATCATAATAcctagtaataataaatacatctATCTGAAAGATTAAGACACCATTGGGCAGCCcaaggcagagagagtgagagagagagagagagagagagagagagagagagagagagagagagagagagagagagagagagagagagagagagagagagagagaaactgacagGAAGTACTAGTCCTTGCATGGGTGTTACGGCCTCACCATCTCACCACCTGGCTGCTATAGTCCTCTGTGGTGGCTACacctcccacctcctccccttccaccccctctatctccctctcctcctcctccctcctggcTTTGGAGATGGGGGCCCTGTGCTGGTGTAGCCActgcctctcctcctgcctctcctgcctcctcctcaGCCTCTGCTCCCGGTGCTGTGTCTGGCGGCTGTACTGGTACCTCCAAAGGAACAGCTCCTTGGCATACTCGTACAGCTCCACGTCCAGGGCGTTGAGCCCCTCGATGCGCCGCCGCAGagccccctcccccacccccacaCTAGCCGCCCGCGTGCTGTTGATCTGCGTGAAAGCCTGGATGAAGCGCAGGCCGAACGTCCGCTCAAACAGGTACTGCGTCTTGCGCTGGAACTCGGTCAGGCCGTAGAAGGCCATGTTGCGGAGGTTGTTCTTGGCACTGGCTAGTAGGACGCGGCCGCGCTCCCGTTCGGCGCCGGCGGTGAAGGTGGAGACGTTGTAGCAGCCCACCAGGCTGAGGTCGGCCAGCATGCGGACCTGCCGGTTGTTGGCCAGGTTGGAAGGGCAGTCCATGAAGTTGGTCAGCGTGACCCCGGTCCAGTCGTCGCCACTGTAGCAGGCGGGCAGTTCGTCCTGGGTGGGAGAGCGGCCGTCACACATGTGCAGGGCTGTCTTCCAGGTGGCGCCGCGCTGCACGTGCTTCCACTCGCTCAGGTAGCGGGAGACGGGGTCCCTCAGCATGGTGATGTAGTAGAAGTTCCTGCAGCAgcaaagacagaaagagacattCGTTTCAATACTTCCTTCCTTTCCATGtctcctttccttgtctcctttcctccgTGCTCTCCAGTCTGTAATGACAGAACTGGGAAGTGGGAGAAGTGGGAGAGTTAGAGCGAGTGAGACTGGCACACGTCTTTCactttccctccctctatctaaCACTCACTGATGAGCTAGGGGTTGGCAATGAGCTATAATTATTTGAacatgtgagagagagaaaaaggtggAAATGGGGCGATGAAAAGAATGAAGAAAATATAATATTTCTCACATTTAAAAATAGCCAGCATTAGAAGATAGGAAACTCTAATAACGCTCTCTCTAAACAGTGATCCTAATGAGCTGAGAGCACAGTGGGCTATCTCATTTTTAATACTGAGTAAAATATATTTCTCATCCTATTGCTAGGCCTCCCTAGCTCCTGAATATGAGTACCTCGGTACCTTCCTTTCACTGCATAACAAATAGCTACATTTAAGTAGCATGTTGCGCTAAGTAGCATGTTGCGCTCTACTGTCCTTTTACTGGAAACCATTAACTTATCGAACATCCAATCCCTGGAGGATTTCTTCTAAATCAAGAAATGGAATACAGGCTAAAGATGAGAGTGTAGTAAATAGAATCACTTCTTCTAACACAGATCACACCGCACTGCAGTATTTTCTACATTATCCCGTAGTCAAATAAAGTAGGGGAACCGTTTTGGGCACTGGAAAAAAAAATAGTACCCCCCCCCCGACAGGTACGAAGGGAGTTTGAGAATTAAGATCAAGACTAAAACCTTGAAAGCTGCAGCTACACGGCAAAATAAACATCTTGTATGGAGTCAGACTGTGTCAAATGTAGAGTGCTGCTTGTTTTCACTTAGAGATTCCTAACGGCGAGCTGCTCGAGATTTATGAGGAGCGGGTAGCAAAAGAGTTGAGACTGCCAGAGGAGACGAAGCTTCACAAAGCATTCACTTGTACATTCGGATGGAGAAGGAACAGACACTTTATACGATAGATATCATAGTCAACACTGAATTGCAAAATTTTTGCCTGAACAGAAACTGAGTTGCTTGAACAGGATTTTCTCAACGGTGAGCAATGGCGTTGAGTAGTCAGAGTATGTCAGAtgttgtctctatactgatgaaCAAATATTGATTTCTACCAAAACTCTTAGGGGTAATTAAGGGAAGTGAAATGTCAGTCTGCACCACTGAAGTGGTAATAATGGCTCTGTGACTGCCATTTAAAGAACCATCTGACTGTTGACCTTTTGGTgcaggggacacacacacaccaccctcaaAGGTAATTAGGAGATTATTGTCAGGTGGCAGACTACCATCGACCGAGATTTTAATGTGTCAGCAGAAATAGATCCTAACAACGTTTTTTCTCATGACACACACACGCGAGCGTGCgcgcacacgcactcacacagactcacacacacgcacacacacgcacacactcacacacacacacactccaagccGTAATGGATATTCGACCACAGCACAGGCTGTAAATGAATTAAACTGGCACTGAGAGTGTGGGGAGAAATAGATACACTCCCAGAGCTgtacagagagatggacacacactcccagagctgtacagagagatggacacacactcccagagctgtacagagagatggacacacactcccacagctgtacagagagatggacacactcccacagctgtacagagagatggacacactcccacagctgtacagagagatggacacacactcccacagctgtacagagagatggacacacactcccacagctgtacagagagatggacacactcccacagctgtacagagagatggacacactCCCACAGCTGTACAGAGATATGGACACACTCCCACAGCTgtacagagagatggacacactcccacagctgtacagagagatggacacactcccacagctgtacagagagatggacacacactcccacagctgtacagagagatggacacactcccacagctgtacagagagatggacacactcccacagctgtacagagagatggacacacagctgtacagagagatggacacacactcccacagctgtacagagagatggacacacagctgtacagagagatggacacacactcccacagctgtacagagagatggacacacaactgtacagagagatggacacacagctgtacagagagatggacacacactcccagagctgtacagagagatggacacactcccacagctgtacagagagatggacacactcccagagctgtacagagagatggacacacactcacacagctgtacagagagatggacacacactcccagagctgtacagagagatggacacacactcccacagctgtacagagagatggacacacactcccacagctgtacagagagatggacacacactcccagagctgtacagagagatggacacactcccagagctgtacagagagatggacacactCCCACAGCTatacagagagatggacacacactcccagagctgtacagagagatggacacacactcccggagctgtacagagagatggacactcccagagctgtacagagagatggacacactcccagagctgtacagagagatggacacacactcccacagctgtacagagagatggacacactcccacagctgtacagagagatggacacactcccacagctgtacagagagatggacacactcccagagctgtacagagagatggacacactCCCACAGCTatacagagagatggacacactcccagagctgtacagagagatggacacactcccacagctgtacagagagatggacacactcccagagctgtacagagagatggacacactCCCACAGCTatacagagagatggacacacactcccacagctgtacagagagatggacacactcccacagctgtacagagagatggacacactcccacagctgtacagagagatggacacactCCCAGAGCTGCTGCCTACACAGTGTTTCTGGGAAGAGGGCATTTTAGACCTCTATCACCTACAGATgtttaggatcttaatttgatcactcttttgttgctgataaTTTTCCTGCACCGCGGGAAATGCATACATTCACAGAAAACCCGCACTAACGCACAATTATATTAAGAGTATTTCACTTTTCATGTTACTAAATTTtgaccagctaatagcctaaccactgttcaagcaacattatggactaaccgttcaaatcctgttgctgcaggattattttgctgtgacaatactggtccaattaagatcctacatctgggCTGCTAACCACAGGACAGGCCCATCAATACGTCTCCACACAATCCAGACATTCTAGCTGCATCCTTCTATTCTTTCATAGTGACCTATTGACATGAATGGGCGAATGTCAAAGTGCTCCGATTactcgtctgtgtgtgtgtgtgtgtgtgtgtgtgtgtgtgtgtgtgtgtgtgtgtgtgtgtgtgtgtgtgtgtgtgtgtgtgtgtgtgtgtgtgtgtgtgtgtgtgtgtgtgtgtgtgtgtgtgtgtgtgtgtgtaattgactTGGGCGAACGTCATATTCTGTAACAGGATGGATGTTGACTTACAGACTGGCTACACTCCATGCATTtacatatatactgaacaaaaatataaatgcaacatgtaaagtgttggtcccatgtttcatgagctgaaataaaagatctcagacattttccatacccacaaaaagcttatttctctcagattttgtgcacaaatttgtttacatagtgagcttttgccaagataatccatccacctgacaggtgtggcatatcaagaagctaattaaacagcatgatcattacacaggtgcaccttgtgctggggacaataaaaggtcactctaaaatgtgcagttttgtcacacaacacaatgccacagatgtctcaagttttgcggGAGTGTACAATTGGTCTGCTgaccaggaatgtccaccagagctgttgcctaacgaattcatttcaattgactgatttccttatgcgAACTGTCACTCAGTTAAATTGTTGAAATTGCTGcgtgttgcgttcatatttttgttcagtacacttGTTTCATTTCTACAGCACAGAAAGAACTCCAGTCACTTGAAGCTGACCAGAGCCTGAGGGCTTGCTTTACCGTGTTAGCGCCAGTCATCTTTAAAAGGGGATGAAATCTAAATAAAACAAGCTGAAAATGTGAAACTCCAAAACTATTTAACGCCAAATCCCATATACTCTGTGTGCTTATATACATATATTATGATCCCTTATAAATGGCAGTCAAACAATGCTTAGGGCCCATCTGCATACGGTGACAAAAAGAGAGTTTAGCTGGCTGACACTTTGTTCCCAATCATTTTGTCCTAACTAAAATGGGACATCGTGCCAACTAAACATTCTCATTACATGGGGAATCTTCTCCATTTCTTCTGTGTagacctttcctgcagtcaaatgacctagtggcctcatgggtggaatgttattcatatttttcctaATTTCCTAATTAATAAACATTCTTCTTTTTTTAACACAGAAAATCTGGTGGGTTTATGTCAAAACGGTTGTTATATTTTTCACTATTCCATTATGTATatgaagtgtaatattgggatgcaaactcaaaatgtaatacatttcaactctatatctgacatggtacaggtgtcttcttgtTTGAAGACTACCAAGAGACACTGTGTGTGACCCTTAttcagcccactgcagtaaaaggttcaaCGCTGCGGGTACATGGACAGATCTAGCTTACCGTCCTCAAACCggtactttaaccctgaccttaGATGACCGTCTACACTACAACTGCCTCCCACTGTTTAAACAGCTGTAGCGGGTTGCTACTCCTCTCGTGAATATCTGTGATTTCTACTGGGTTTCCATAATGGAATGAGACAGCTCGGATTCTATTAGCGCGCCTGGATCACTGATCCTGTCTGATGACTTCGTTGAGAGACAAACGACTATTTCCACAGAGCTCAGTCAGAGAAGTGCAGGCAAATTGGCCCAGCTCCTCTCTGTGTTGCTCTCACAAAATCCCTGTGGAACTTCAATTCAAACTGTGTTGCAACAAGGAATATGAACATGCACTGTAAGAAGACGATATAATTTACTAATATTTATTGAAATAAAATAGTAAAACACGCAATTTAGGGAAAATATGTAAATGAGCAACAACGTAATTCACTACTACATAATCATTTTCATTCAGAAGAACACCCCTCATCTTCTGGCATGGTCAATGCAAAGGCTGTGTctaaaatgacaccctattccatgTAGTGCACTTATTTGACAAAAGTAGTGgattgtatagggaatagggtgccatttcagatgcatctGACCCAGTGGCAGAGAGAGGCCTCTATCCACCCTAATAAGATGAGTGTCTCTCAATCATTCATAACTGACCATTTCAACAGTGCATGGAAACACTCTGGGCACTCTGGACAAGCAATCAATACTGCCCTGCCAGAACTCCCAGTGTCTGTCTGATGGATGGTTGAATAAAGATAATTGGTCAAATATAAAAAAACGAAATGGGCGAAGTTGGCTTATGGCATTTAACACGGCTGGACTTGTATCCACTGGCCTTTAGCAAACTATACAGTGTCTGCAGTGTCTGCT containing:
- the LOC139532329 gene encoding 2-oxoglutarate receptor 1-like, with product MSSAIYGGNKSDHNCTNVDKLMKLYYLPVMYSVIFTVGLLGNVTSIAIYLAKLRPWKSSSIIMVNLALTDLLYVLSLPFLVYYYTHGESWVLGEFMCRFVRFGFHFNLYGSILFLTCLAVFRYVVLAHPLRTAQVQQKRWGILACAAVWAIAGAEIVPMLTMITMENNNNKTTCWDFASNDLVVVWWYGWLLTVLGYLLPLVVVVVCYAGIARELAKGPHTHSPCRVRARRLTVLILVVFVVCFLPYHVLRILRIDTRRKPESSCMLENWVHAAYIISRPIAGLNTFFNLGLYTLAGDKFQQAFLSVFPWGPWWTKFRTHLKLSLAVVSKPSNTASAERTVATDMDIHRHP
- the LOC139532328 gene encoding heparan-sulfate 6-O-sulfotransferase 3-B-like, translated to MTISPRTMEDKSNKLIWIPILAVVFLMIGYQYICPAGSNACRFLTGDKLSGMFRQYHSGDDIYAYQEGLESEGSSKILSKFNFTDRDLERHVDFNIKGDDVIVFLHIQKTGGTTFGRHLVRNIHLEQPCDCMPGQKKCTCHRPGKAESWLFSRFSTGWSCGLHADWTELTNCVPVVMNKKDKKDAQRNGRNFYYITMLRDPVSRYLSEWKHVQRGATWKTALHMCDGRSPTQDELPACYSGDDWTGVTLTNFMDCPSNLANNRQVRMLADLSLVGCYNVSTFTAGAERERGRVLLASAKNNLRNMAFYGLTEFQRKTQYLFERTFGLRFIQAFTQINSTRAASVGVGEGALRRRIEGLNALDVELYEYAKELFLWRYQYSRQTQHREQRLRRRQERQEERQWLHQHRAPISKARREEEEREIEGVEGEEVGGVATTEDYSSQVVRW